The Rhinoderma darwinii isolate aRhiDar2 chromosome 8, aRhiDar2.hap1, whole genome shotgun sequence genome has a window encoding:
- the LOC142658740 gene encoding DNA damage-regulated autophagy modulator protein 1-like, translated as MEIRGLAFLPLLSVIWTLLGLGALIVLTVMSGHEKYPYISDTGKEFPESVIYTVVFMVTSILGAGIASIQYRFMIIQSEPSEKRYIIIQRILYAMGWIVCIGTAMNAIYSVETKPTAHRIGAGLAFVLAAIYNLCQAVYLYKRSFSSRQMCHIRLVTTVVTIVALIIFAVGMSAFFFNLCSGRCIGIFYITGMKAEYIGFSGLVMHQVTNYTDFQSLSLTLSREGVSISLREKTQDPENPE; from the exons ATGGAGATCCGGGGTTTGGCATTCTTGCCTCTCCTCTCGGTCATATGGACGCTATTGGGCCTCGGTGCCCTGATTGTCTTGACTGTCATGTCAGGGCATGAAAAATATCCTTACATCAG TGACACAGGAAAAGAGTTCCCGGAATCGGTGATCTACACGGTCGTCTTCATGGTGACGTCCATTCTTG GAGCTGGCATCGCTTCCATCCAGTACAGGTTCATGATCATTCAGTCTGAACCATCGGAGAAGCGTTATATAATCATCCAGAGAATCCTCTATGCCATGGGATGGATCGTCTGTATTGGGACCGCCATGAACGCCATATATTCG GTGGAGACCAAGCCTACAGCCCACAGGATCGGCGCAGGATTGGCATTTGTCCTTGCTGCCATTTACAACCTGTGCCAAGCTGTGTACTTGTACAAGAGATCCTTCAGCAGTCGGCAAATGTGCCACATCCGACTAGTAACAACTGTGGTGACCATTGTGGCACTGATTATCT TTGCTGTAGGTATGAGCGCCttctttttcaacctatgtagcgGTCGCTGTATTGGG ATCTTCTACATAACAGGCATGAAGGCCGAATATATTGGATTTTCCGGCCTGGTAATGCACCAGGTGACAAATTATACAGATTTCCAG AGTCTGTCTTTAACATTGTCCAGAGAAGGTGTCTCCATCTCCCTGAGGGAAAAGACTCAGGACCCTGAAAACCCTGAATAA